From one Nitrosococcus halophilus Nc 4 genomic stretch:
- the purC gene encoding phosphoribosylaminoimidazolesuccinocarboxamide synthase, whose protein sequence is MSVEKQSELYSGKAKTVYKTDDPARLILHFRDDTSAFDGQKIEQFSRKGEINNKFNAFIMEKLAAAGIPTHFERLLSAQESLVKHLEMFPVECVVRNISTGSLCRRLGVQEGLDLEPPVFEFFLKNDALHDPMINEYHICTFGWASMEQVERMKEYTFKINDILKSLFLGAGLLLVDYKLEFGDYQGQVVLGDEFTLDGCRLWDVETREKLDKDRFRQGLGGVVEAYEEVARRLGTPL, encoded by the coding sequence ATGTCAGTAGAGAAACAATCTGAACTTTATTCGGGCAAGGCTAAGACGGTTTATAAAACGGATGATCCTGCCCGGTTGATTTTGCATTTTCGTGATGACACTTCAGCCTTTGATGGTCAGAAGATTGAGCAATTCAGCCGCAAGGGAGAAATCAATAACAAGTTTAACGCCTTTATTATGGAAAAGTTGGCGGCGGCGGGTATTCCGACCCATTTTGAGCGTCTTCTGAGCGCGCAAGAATCACTGGTTAAGCATTTGGAGATGTTTCCCGTTGAATGTGTTGTGCGCAATATTTCCACGGGTAGCCTGTGCCGGCGGTTGGGGGTGCAAGAGGGGCTGGATTTAGAGCCTCCCGTGTTTGAATTCTTTCTTAAAAATGATGCGCTCCACGATCCGATGATTAACGAGTATCATATTTGCACCTTCGGTTGGGCCTCTATGGAGCAGGTCGAGCGGATGAAAGAATATACTTTTAAAATCAACGACATTTTAAAGTCATTATTCTTGGGTGCGGGCCTGTTGTTAGTCGATTACAAGCTAGAGTTTGGGGATTACCAGGGTCAGGTCGTGTTAGGTGACGAATTTACCCTCGATGGTTGCCGCCTTTGGGATGTGGAAACTCGGGAGAAATTGGATAAGGACCGATTTCGTCAAGGGCTAG